In Daphnia pulicaria isolate SC F1-1A chromosome 9, SC_F0-13Bv2, whole genome shotgun sequence, a single genomic region encodes these proteins:
- the LOC124312844 gene encoding ras-associated and pleckstrin homology domains-containing protein 1-like isoform X2, whose translation MVSWTTLTCLLIAIFGLIECKPRGQISYGSVVGSGSTNFEPAFSASSYDSLGIQPSRSGRNELKQHYWWQDSQSPFSEGAAQTQGVSAGGAAQPGHNYASVAGCTGEACSSPLFSAPAVAPAASASISSGGSCCNHYWQKPGHPCSTHQGTDCPRRFSCVNYKSCKNGVISLASTSGHAFKNPSVEELMNYGRPCGFSGNEVCCQDAPPRPQQPVVQQPSQGTYYPTSPPVQNQQVSGCSGGGGCAPAAPSYNPPPPVQQPVIQGPSNQVSGCSGGCIPSAAPSYNPPPPVQQPTYSPPPPVQQPVIQGPSNQVSGCSGGCTATSAPYYPPPPVQQPVVAQPTPTYYPPAPTIITTRKPVYTPAPPAYTTAPPPPVYTPAPPTFKPSPPPVFTPAPTRPTSPPFAPPTQPSVAQGPDALPYPGCAAALKCVLEEYCSIDGVMIDKPIFLSEQLKPYRTPLMSCLNVETNQIGYCCRDPLYNDPWPAGMPMPMPGMAQPPVEPVVQEPTRPPPPPPTPSISYVPPPAPTEPPYIQCFASQECVPAHVCSGRFEPFNDSPDARCVTFDSQVGVCCNRPPPPTTTTTTTTTTTTPPPPPPPPVQPVVVPPPDSYLPPPPPPPTQPPLIQCLSTHECIPAHVCGGRFESFDDSPNARCQSAEYGQIGVCCKLPPPPPPPTVQPVVVAPPDLSYLPPPPPPAVTILPPPPPPVTILPPPVQPVVESYVPPPPPVPAAQVLDNQCGISRPMSQLLGTGEAAPGEFPWHAMVAHVNGSMTCSGALIGQKFVATSFHCVQGTIPSNLIVRLGEHHAGVTNEPLPHYEIPVSAVVGHPDFAEGSLFHDTAVLMLATAAPSGQAHIAPICLPTESEPQVSQCVVSGWGHDTLSGLQSGVLNKVQVDVVRNSDCQNSLQNSHLGKYFKLHKSFTCASTQNSVNPCKVDGGSPLACQRPDGSHVLIGLSSWSVGCSNQQQPGVFADVMAAAPWMHQEMAKPEASIVEQSNSAFQNQQQFPTQQSVGGSGYGR comes from the exons ATGGTTAGTTGGACGACACTGACCTGTCTCCTGATAGCCATATTTGGTTTGATTGAATGCAAACCTCGCGGCCAGATTTCCTACGGTTCGGTAGTCGGATCAGGTTCGACTAATTTCGAGCCGGCCTTTAGCGCATCCAGCTACGATTCGTTGGGAATCCAGCCCAGCCGTTCAG GTCGAAACGAACTGAAACAACATTACTGGTGGCAAGACTCCCAGTCACCGTTCAGCGAAGGAGCCGCTCAGACCCAAGGTGTTTCGGCCGGAGGAGCTGCTCAACCGGGGCATAATTACGCCTCCGTCGCTGGATGCACAGGCGAAGCGTGCAGTTCGCCATTATTTAGCGCTCCGGCAGTAGCACCAGCGGCTTCAGCGTCCATCAGTAGCGGCGGTAGCTGTTGCAATCATTACTGGCAAAAACCCGGTCATCCGTGCTCCACGCATCAGGGAACTGATTGCCCGCGACGATTCAGTTGCGTCAACTACAAGTCTTGCAAAAATGGCGTCATCTCGCTTGCATCCACTTCAGGCCACGCCTTCAAGAACCCATCCGTCGAAGAG TTGATGAACTATGGCCGACCTTGTGGCTTTTCCGGAAACGAAGTTTGCTGTCAGGATGCCCCACCAAGGCCGCAACAGCCCGTCGTACAACAACCGTCTCAAGGTACATACTACCCTACTTCACCTCCCGTTCAAAACCAACAAGTTTCGGGTTGTTCCGGCGGTGGCGGCTGTGCTCCGGCTGCACCTTCCTATAACCCCCCGCCACCTGTCCAGCAACCAGTGATCCAGGGACCGTCGAATCAAGTTTCAGGCTGTTCCGGCGGATGCATTCCGTCAGCAGCGCCTTCCTATAACCCTCCACCACCTGTACAGCAACCTACCTATAGCCCCCCACCACCTGTCCAGCAACCAGTGATCCAGGGACCGTCGAATCAAGTTTCGGGTTGCTCCGGCGGATGCACAGCCACGTCAGCTCCGTATTATCCCCCGCCACCGGTTCAGCAACCAGTGGTAGCGCAACCAACACCGACGTATTATCCTCCAGCGCCTACCATCATAACCACAAGGAAACCGGTTTACACCCCTGCTCCGCCCGCTTACACCACTGCACCACCTCCGCCCGTTTACACCCCTGCTCCACCCACTTTCAAACCTTCACCGCCACCGGTTTTCACGCCAGCTCCAACTAGACCAACATCACCACCATTCGCTCCACCTACGCAACCGTC agTGGCACAAGGTCCAGATGCATTACCTTATCCAGGGTGTGCTGCAGCTCTGAAATGTGTCCTGGAAGAATATTGCAGCATAGACGGTGTCATGATAGACAAACCCATTTTCTTATCTGAACAGTTGAAACCATATCGTACACCTCTCATG TCTTGCTTGAATGTAGAGACCAATCAGATTGGCTACTGTTGTCGTGATCCACTTTACAACGACCCGTGGCCGGCTGGTATGCCCATGCCCATGCCTGGAATGGCTCAACCTCCCGTCGAGCCTGTTGTCCAGGAACCGACTCGACCACCTCCACCACCCCCGACTCCTTCCATTTCTTACGTTCCTCCGCCAGCACCGACCGAACCGCCGTACATTCAATGTTTTGCCAGCCAAGAATGCGTTCCGGCTCACGTCTGCAGCGGTCGATTTGAACCTTTCAATGACAGTCCCGACGCG AGATGTGTAACTTTCGACTCTCAAGTTGGAGTCTGCTGCAATCGCCCACCgcccccaacaacaacaacaacaactactactactactactacaccaccaccacctcctcctcctccggtcCAACCTGTCGTTGTTCCGCCTCCCGATTCCTATTTACCTCCCCCTCCACCCCCACCTACCCAACCTCCTTTGATCCAGTGCCTTTCAACACATGAATGTATTCCGGCTCATGTTTGCGGCGGTCGATTTGAATCGTTTGATGACAGCCCGAACGCG AGATGCCAAAGTGCCGAATATGGTCAGATTGGAGTCTGCTGCAAGTTGCCTCCACCACCGCCTCCGCCTACAGTTCAACCAGTTGTAGTTGCTCCGCCAGATCTG AGTTATTTGCCACCCCCACCTCCGCCGGCAGTAACAATTCTTCCGCCTCCACCGCCGCCAGTGACAATCCTCCCTCCGCCAGTACAACCTGTAGTCGAATCCTACGTCCCTCCACCTCCGCCAGTGCCCGCCGCCCAAGTCTTAGATAATCAATGCGGAATCTCCAGACCCATGTCCCAATTACTTGGCACTGGCGAAGCCGCACCAGGCGAGTTCCCTTGGCATGCGATGGTCGCCCATGTTAATGGATCGATGACCTGCTCCGGCGCTCTCATCGGCCAGAAATTCGTGGCTACTTCCTTCCACTGCGTCCAGgg AACTATCCCTTCTAACCTGATTGTCCGACTTGGAGAACATCACGCCGGCGTTACAAACGAACCTCTTCCGCATTATGAAATTCCCGTGTCGGCCGTCGTCGGCCATCCCGATTTCGCTGAAGGTTCTCTCTTTCACGACACCGCCGTTCTCATGTTGGCAACAGCCGCACCTTCGGGACAAGCTCATATTGCTCCAATCTGTCTTCCGACTGAATCGGAGCCGCAGGTTTCACAATGCGTCGTCTCCGGATGGGGCCACGATACCCTCTCTG GTCTTCAAAGCGGAGTTTTGAACAAGGTCCAGGTGGATGTGGTGCGCAACAGCGACTGCCAAAACTCTCTACAAAATTCCCATCTGGGCAAATATTTCAAGTTACACAAAAGTTTCACTTGCGCCTCGACCCAGAACAGCGTCAACCCATGCAAA gTTGATGGGGGATCTCCGTTGGCTTGCCAGCGGCCTGATGGCAGTCACGTCTTGATCGGTCTGTCGTCCTGGTCTGTGGGCTGCAGCAATCAACAGCAGCCGGGCGTGTTCGCCGACGTGATGGCCGCCGCTCCATGGATGCATCAAGAAATGGCAAAACCCGAAGCCAGCATTGTTGAACAATCCAACTCGGCTTTCCAAAATCAACAGCAATTCCCAACACAACAGTCCGTAGGTGGAAGTGGTTACGgtcgttaa
- the LOC124312995 gene encoding ADP-ribosylation factor GTPase-activating protein 2-like yields the protein MAEGPSKTDIEAIFKRLRSIPANKTCFDCGAKNPTWSTVTFGVFICIDCSSVHRNLGVHLTFVRSTQLDTQWTWVQLRSMQLGGNANAAAFFRQHNCSTVDAQTKYNSRAAILYKEKLSNLALQSLRIHGTQLHIDSGTEAPAPQEKKEEDFFAVTEAFPDTSLVSTNGSLMPKPIVPEPVKPKDDSEDQGAGPNVNVINNPPAHVAEPKVAKSLIGQRKPAAKKPGMGAKKGLGATKVHTNFDEIEKEAQLADSLRSQKTAEVKPEEIESQTSSLRLAYQDLSLESKKQSERLQKVDPSKAQQVERLGMGILSANTGPRNISHSAMTDMPIIQQDSSAFTSSNTSSVLAAMDRKTYSATEESSNSFYSKNSGLDDLLTRGGSSKSSRDSDWDMLSDFAPVSKPSQSAASSFGGGPTSSSSNYGSSTASSKLSGSIYGSSSKTKDSQSTVDSGEAQKKFGSAKAISSDQFFQDSGSAEQERRSNLSRFQGSSGISSSDYFGTGSSNTGRSKNAAGPSYNIQTPDLDEVKESVRQGVTKVASKLSSMANDFASSIQDRYGY from the exons ATGGCGGAAGGACCGAGTAAAACCGATATCGA AGCAATTTTTAAGCGGTTACGATCGATTCCAGCCAACAAA ACATGTTTCGATTGTGGGGCAAAGAATCCAACATGGTCAACCGTTACTTTTGGTGTCTTCATCTGCATTGATTGCTCTTCAGTCCACAGAAATTTGGGGGTTCACCTCACATTTGTTCGATCCACACAGCTGGACACGCAATGGACGTGGGTGCAGCTGAGGAGCATGCAACTTGGAGGAAATGCCAATGCG GCTGCTTTCTTCCGACAACATAATTGCTCCACAGTGGATGCTCAGACCAAATACAATTCTAGAGCAGCTATTCTATACAAGGAGAAACTTTCAAATCTTGCGCTTCAGTCTTTGAGAATTCATGGAACCCAG CTTCATATTGATTCAGGCACTGAAGCCCCAGCTCcccaagaaaagaaggaagaagactTTTTTGCTGTAACTGAAGCATTTCCTGATACATCACTTGTGAGTACAAATGGATCACTCATGCCCAAGCCAATT GTTCCTGAACCTGTCAAACCAAAAGATGACTCTGAAGACCAAGGTGCTGGACCTAATGTCAATGTTATCAACAACCCACCTGCTCAT GTTGCGGAACCAAAAGTTGCTAAATCTCTTATCGGACAGCGCAAACCAGCTGCCAAGAAACCAGGG ATGGGCGCTAAAAAAGGATTGGGCGCGACCAAAGTACACACCAATTTTGACGAGATCGAGAAGGAAGCCCAGCTTGCCGACTCACTGCGTTCTCAGAAAACGGCAGAAGTCAAaccagaagaaattgaatcCCAG ACAAGCTCTCTACGCCTAGCGTATCAAGATTTGAGCCTCGAGTCGAAGAAACAGTCTGAGAGACTACAAAAAGTAGATCCATCGAAAGCGCAACAGGTGGAACGTCTCGGCATGGGAATCTTGTCGGCGAACACTGGCCCTAG gaATATCAGTCATTCTGCCATGACCGACATGCCTATTATTCAACAAGATTCTTCAGCCTTTACTAGCTCCAATACGTCGTCCGTATTGGCTGCCATGGATAGGAAGACATATTCGGCGACCGAAGAATCTTCAAACTCTTTCTACTCCAA GAATTCCGGACTTGATGATTTGCTGACCCGTGGCGGAAGCAGCAAATCTAGTCGCGACTCTGATTGGGACATGTTAAGCGATTTCGCTCCCGTTTCCAAGCCGTCTCAAAGTGCGGCCTCGTCTTTTGGTGGTGGTCCAACTTCCTCCAGCTCGAATTACGGATCATCTACGGCCAGTAGTAAATTATCCGGCTCAATTTATGGCTCCTCATCGAAAACGAAAGACTCGCAGTCAACAGTCGATAGTGGCGAAGCGCAGAAAAAGTTTGGCAGCGCTAAAGCTATTTCGTCTGACCAATTTTTCCAGGATTCCGGCAGTGCCGAG CAGGAACGAAGGTCGAACTTATCACGATTTCAGGGCTCGTCGGGAATCTCTTCTTCGGACTATTTCGGGACAGGTAGTTCTAATACTGGACGTTCCAAAAACGCGGCTGGACCTTCTTACAACATCCAG ACCCCGGATTTGGACGAAGTGAAGGAAAGCGTCCGCCAGGGCGTCACCAAAGTGGCAAGCAAACTCTCCTCAATGGCTAACGATTTCGCTAGCAGCATACAG GATCGTTACGGTTATTAA
- the LOC124312844 gene encoding ras-associated and pleckstrin homology domains-containing protein 1-like isoform X1: MVSWTTLTCLLIAIFGLIECKPRGQISYGSVVGSGSTNFEPAFSASSYDSLGIQPSRSAGRNELKQHYWWQDSQSPFSEGAAQTQGVSAGGAAQPGHNYASVAGCTGEACSSPLFSAPAVAPAASASISSGGSCCNHYWQKPGHPCSTHQGTDCPRRFSCVNYKSCKNGVISLASTSGHAFKNPSVEELMNYGRPCGFSGNEVCCQDAPPRPQQPVVQQPSQGTYYPTSPPVQNQQVSGCSGGGGCAPAAPSYNPPPPVQQPVIQGPSNQVSGCSGGCIPSAAPSYNPPPPVQQPTYSPPPPVQQPVIQGPSNQVSGCSGGCTATSAPYYPPPPVQQPVVAQPTPTYYPPAPTIITTRKPVYTPAPPAYTTAPPPPVYTPAPPTFKPSPPPVFTPAPTRPTSPPFAPPTQPSVAQGPDALPYPGCAAALKCVLEEYCSIDGVMIDKPIFLSEQLKPYRTPLMSCLNVETNQIGYCCRDPLYNDPWPAGMPMPMPGMAQPPVEPVVQEPTRPPPPPPTPSISYVPPPAPTEPPYIQCFASQECVPAHVCSGRFEPFNDSPDARCVTFDSQVGVCCNRPPPPTTTTTTTTTTTTPPPPPPPPVQPVVVPPPDSYLPPPPPPPTQPPLIQCLSTHECIPAHVCGGRFESFDDSPNARCQSAEYGQIGVCCKLPPPPPPPTVQPVVVAPPDLSYLPPPPPPAVTILPPPPPPVTILPPPVQPVVESYVPPPPPVPAAQVLDNQCGISRPMSQLLGTGEAAPGEFPWHAMVAHVNGSMTCSGALIGQKFVATSFHCVQGTIPSNLIVRLGEHHAGVTNEPLPHYEIPVSAVVGHPDFAEGSLFHDTAVLMLATAAPSGQAHIAPICLPTESEPQVSQCVVSGWGHDTLSGLQSGVLNKVQVDVVRNSDCQNSLQNSHLGKYFKLHKSFTCASTQNSVNPCKVDGGSPLACQRPDGSHVLIGLSSWSVGCSNQQQPGVFADVMAAAPWMHQEMAKPEASIVEQSNSAFQNQQQFPTQQSVGGSGYGR, translated from the exons ATGGTTAGTTGGACGACACTGACCTGTCTCCTGATAGCCATATTTGGTTTGATTGAATGCAAACCTCGCGGCCAGATTTCCTACGGTTCGGTAGTCGGATCAGGTTCGACTAATTTCGAGCCGGCCTTTAGCGCATCCAGCTACGATTCGTTGGGAATCCAGCCCAGCCGTTCAG CAGGTCGAAACGAACTGAAACAACATTACTGGTGGCAAGACTCCCAGTCACCGTTCAGCGAAGGAGCCGCTCAGACCCAAGGTGTTTCGGCCGGAGGAGCTGCTCAACCGGGGCATAATTACGCCTCCGTCGCTGGATGCACAGGCGAAGCGTGCAGTTCGCCATTATTTAGCGCTCCGGCAGTAGCACCAGCGGCTTCAGCGTCCATCAGTAGCGGCGGTAGCTGTTGCAATCATTACTGGCAAAAACCCGGTCATCCGTGCTCCACGCATCAGGGAACTGATTGCCCGCGACGATTCAGTTGCGTCAACTACAAGTCTTGCAAAAATGGCGTCATCTCGCTTGCATCCACTTCAGGCCACGCCTTCAAGAACCCATCCGTCGAAGAG TTGATGAACTATGGCCGACCTTGTGGCTTTTCCGGAAACGAAGTTTGCTGTCAGGATGCCCCACCAAGGCCGCAACAGCCCGTCGTACAACAACCGTCTCAAGGTACATACTACCCTACTTCACCTCCCGTTCAAAACCAACAAGTTTCGGGTTGTTCCGGCGGTGGCGGCTGTGCTCCGGCTGCACCTTCCTATAACCCCCCGCCACCTGTCCAGCAACCAGTGATCCAGGGACCGTCGAATCAAGTTTCAGGCTGTTCCGGCGGATGCATTCCGTCAGCAGCGCCTTCCTATAACCCTCCACCACCTGTACAGCAACCTACCTATAGCCCCCCACCACCTGTCCAGCAACCAGTGATCCAGGGACCGTCGAATCAAGTTTCGGGTTGCTCCGGCGGATGCACAGCCACGTCAGCTCCGTATTATCCCCCGCCACCGGTTCAGCAACCAGTGGTAGCGCAACCAACACCGACGTATTATCCTCCAGCGCCTACCATCATAACCACAAGGAAACCGGTTTACACCCCTGCTCCGCCCGCTTACACCACTGCACCACCTCCGCCCGTTTACACCCCTGCTCCACCCACTTTCAAACCTTCACCGCCACCGGTTTTCACGCCAGCTCCAACTAGACCAACATCACCACCATTCGCTCCACCTACGCAACCGTC agTGGCACAAGGTCCAGATGCATTACCTTATCCAGGGTGTGCTGCAGCTCTGAAATGTGTCCTGGAAGAATATTGCAGCATAGACGGTGTCATGATAGACAAACCCATTTTCTTATCTGAACAGTTGAAACCATATCGTACACCTCTCATG TCTTGCTTGAATGTAGAGACCAATCAGATTGGCTACTGTTGTCGTGATCCACTTTACAACGACCCGTGGCCGGCTGGTATGCCCATGCCCATGCCTGGAATGGCTCAACCTCCCGTCGAGCCTGTTGTCCAGGAACCGACTCGACCACCTCCACCACCCCCGACTCCTTCCATTTCTTACGTTCCTCCGCCAGCACCGACCGAACCGCCGTACATTCAATGTTTTGCCAGCCAAGAATGCGTTCCGGCTCACGTCTGCAGCGGTCGATTTGAACCTTTCAATGACAGTCCCGACGCG AGATGTGTAACTTTCGACTCTCAAGTTGGAGTCTGCTGCAATCGCCCACCgcccccaacaacaacaacaacaactactactactactactacaccaccaccacctcctcctcctccggtcCAACCTGTCGTTGTTCCGCCTCCCGATTCCTATTTACCTCCCCCTCCACCCCCACCTACCCAACCTCCTTTGATCCAGTGCCTTTCAACACATGAATGTATTCCGGCTCATGTTTGCGGCGGTCGATTTGAATCGTTTGATGACAGCCCGAACGCG AGATGCCAAAGTGCCGAATATGGTCAGATTGGAGTCTGCTGCAAGTTGCCTCCACCACCGCCTCCGCCTACAGTTCAACCAGTTGTAGTTGCTCCGCCAGATCTG AGTTATTTGCCACCCCCACCTCCGCCGGCAGTAACAATTCTTCCGCCTCCACCGCCGCCAGTGACAATCCTCCCTCCGCCAGTACAACCTGTAGTCGAATCCTACGTCCCTCCACCTCCGCCAGTGCCCGCCGCCCAAGTCTTAGATAATCAATGCGGAATCTCCAGACCCATGTCCCAATTACTTGGCACTGGCGAAGCCGCACCAGGCGAGTTCCCTTGGCATGCGATGGTCGCCCATGTTAATGGATCGATGACCTGCTCCGGCGCTCTCATCGGCCAGAAATTCGTGGCTACTTCCTTCCACTGCGTCCAGgg AACTATCCCTTCTAACCTGATTGTCCGACTTGGAGAACATCACGCCGGCGTTACAAACGAACCTCTTCCGCATTATGAAATTCCCGTGTCGGCCGTCGTCGGCCATCCCGATTTCGCTGAAGGTTCTCTCTTTCACGACACCGCCGTTCTCATGTTGGCAACAGCCGCACCTTCGGGACAAGCTCATATTGCTCCAATCTGTCTTCCGACTGAATCGGAGCCGCAGGTTTCACAATGCGTCGTCTCCGGATGGGGCCACGATACCCTCTCTG GTCTTCAAAGCGGAGTTTTGAACAAGGTCCAGGTGGATGTGGTGCGCAACAGCGACTGCCAAAACTCTCTACAAAATTCCCATCTGGGCAAATATTTCAAGTTACACAAAAGTTTCACTTGCGCCTCGACCCAGAACAGCGTCAACCCATGCAAA gTTGATGGGGGATCTCCGTTGGCTTGCCAGCGGCCTGATGGCAGTCACGTCTTGATCGGTCTGTCGTCCTGGTCTGTGGGCTGCAGCAATCAACAGCAGCCGGGCGTGTTCGCCGACGTGATGGCCGCCGCTCCATGGATGCATCAAGAAATGGCAAAACCCGAAGCCAGCATTGTTGAACAATCCAACTCGGCTTTCCAAAATCAACAGCAATTCCCAACACAACAGTCCGTAGGTGGAAGTGGTTACGgtcgttaa